One genomic segment of Amycolatopsis sp. WQ 127309 includes these proteins:
- a CDS encoding DUF427 domain-containing protein → MGLSWQQGPLSERSVGHFLVPQPLPERLLFAEPLRRRMRVRFGGQWVADSEDVVLLHEPNRYPVAYFPRADVAEGLLGTEPRTTTHRELGPAAWFTVRAGEQEAPRAAWQYTGLPDHAAVLRDRVAFAWRAMDAFYEEDERILGHAADPYHRVDIRRTSRHLVVRDGDRVVADTHRPVVLYESGFAPRWYVPREDVDQAALTPVEGQTFCPYKGLAGYFDIGSRKRAAWSYPEAWPEVARVSGFVSFEPDLVDVHLDDRKLALEPGQSVSPHGVDRGLDPDELRSRAAAAPTGTE, encoded by the coding sequence GGCTGCTGTTCGCCGAGCCACTGCGCCGCCGGATGCGCGTCCGCTTCGGCGGGCAGTGGGTGGCCGACAGTGAAGACGTCGTGCTCCTGCACGAGCCGAACCGCTACCCGGTGGCGTACTTCCCGCGCGCCGACGTCGCCGAAGGCTTGCTCGGCACCGAACCGCGCACGACGACCCACCGCGAGCTCGGCCCGGCCGCGTGGTTCACCGTGCGGGCGGGGGAGCAGGAGGCGCCGCGGGCGGCCTGGCAGTACACCGGGCTCCCGGACCACGCCGCTGTGCTGCGCGACCGCGTCGCCTTCGCCTGGCGGGCGATGGACGCCTTCTACGAGGAGGACGAGCGGATCCTCGGGCACGCGGCCGACCCGTACCACCGCGTCGACATCCGGCGGACGTCCCGGCACCTCGTGGTGCGCGACGGCGATCGCGTCGTCGCCGACACCCATCGCCCGGTCGTGCTCTACGAGTCCGGCTTCGCGCCGCGCTGGTACGTGCCGCGCGAAGACGTCGACCAGGCGGCCCTGACCCCGGTCGAGGGGCAGACCTTCTGCCCCTACAAGGGTTTGGCCGGCTACTTCGACATCGGCTCCCGCAAGCGCGCCGCGTGGTCGTACCCCGAGGCGTGGCCCGAGGTGGCCCGGGTGTCCGGGTTCGTCTCGTTCGAACCGGACCTCGTCGACGTCCACCTCGACGACCGCAAGCTGGCCCTCGAACCGGGCCAGTCCGTGTCCCCGCACGGCGTCGACCGCGGCCTCGATCCCGACGAGCTGCGGTCCCGCGCCGCGGCCGCACCCACCGGAACGGAGTGA